From Triticum urartu cultivar G1812 chromosome 2, Tu2.1, whole genome shotgun sequence, a single genomic window includes:
- the LOC125533939 gene encoding uncharacterized protein LOC125533939 gives MATMGVGGAVKMIVGAKVERVLATSKAPGACPSCGGPVVATDVESERRILCLPLCLKNKRKYSCTRCFRRLVTIYS, from the coding sequence ATGGCAACAATGGGCGTGGGCGGAGCGGTGAAGATGATCGTCGGGGCGAAGGTGGAGCGGGTGCTGGCCACGTCCAAGGCGCCCGGCGCTTGCCCGTCCTGTGGCGGCCCCGTGGTGGCGACCGACGTGGAGAGCGAGCGGCGCATCCTGTGCCTCCCGCTGTGCCTCAAGAACAAGCGCAAGTACTCCTGCACCAGGTGTTTCCGCCGCCTCGTCACCATCTACAGCTAG